In Fusarium falciforme chromosome 10, complete sequence, a single genomic region encodes these proteins:
- a CDS encoding Fungal-trans domain-containing protein gives MAQKSSNTPTPLQSIVAGAAAGGIESLTTYPTEYVKTRKQLLGASSPSPLRLLITAVRDHGVGVLYTGAGAFCVSNASKSGIRFLTFDAIRNKLPRDHKTGKPTSSSNMLAGVAAGVAESITVVTPGESIKTKIVEDRAGPRTFKSTGDAMRWMASNQGISGFYRGVVPVTMKQVSNALVRFTSYYAIFDLIEPYLKDAGKGSLAASIAGASAGVVTVYATMPFDTIKTKMQSVGTGSEKRGTLHVLTSIIGESGIAGLWKGTTPRLVRLSCDGQIPACTNCAKAGQVCLDVDSQNSNIVIPRNFVGAARARIQWLENIIRERAPDVDLQSGPQIEQAPDLGSRSVDEGGNEEGDTSMTPAATIPSPALQIISRKRSAEASEQPDHDGSFPERAHSVAVNLGMLSLNSDSPQKHYLGSSSGLLFANLIGASPSSTGSTPQGMGDNVNTGDLEWQDSGVSAGHNKAYYQAMHAFLKSELPTKQEALILAHTYIRWVHPDFPVLEPSSLFSAIDAIYSCVFESGQVDDSTHGWPSTMPPFRWNGRLVTPGVPEDHGATLPVIAFIIFMVFNIAAIVKVRTRVYEFPPQRFYAAAVHFSKDAFSQISLPTIQAMVMLINHSMLMPAEINLWTLVHLASAHCVELGIHREHHSERPEDFAMKQIRRFTFFTIYSLDRSISSIQGRPLGFRDETFDIQLPESPPPEDDAMNGAIPHSFMAAVTRYASYTYKLDRIVSDIKLHLYHLPGDSSWFPWPENPAEHQQRIRQTLDSWWQEASQDEFDFPSLDNRQREVWRLKLRIKYHTATVLLFQPSQVVRNPPAQALQTCFDSSSSILEGYERLHDLHSLHHGWRAVQSIFAAGATLIYSFWTSLEVRKKASTDVMSKNLRTCSSLLTIGGEWWPSAKSGQRSFGSVADLTMRKLYMDDSPFKAPRLSQYSTTGGRSARRVEEPGTEGECITMLENSQILGGIEQLPPEQPDGTWQGISTTSDDDQGIWQGINMGRPDFVPEIEMFLADFDRSEFTWSFPLDANKDLDPFGTHPNPGF, from the exons ATGGCACAGAAATCGTCCAACACCCCGACTCCACTGCAGTCAATAGTAGCTGGAGCTGCTGCGGGTGGCATCGAGTCTCTCACAACT TATCCGACCGAATACGTCAAGACACGAAAGCAACTTTTAGGCgcatcctcgccatcgcccCTTCGACTTCTCATCACGGCTGTCAGAGATCATGGCGTTGGTGTTCTGTATACCGGAGCTGGGGCTTTTTGCGTTTCCAATGCCTCGAAGTCAGGCATCAGATTCCTGACGTTTGATGCGATCCGAAACAAGCTACCTCGGGATCACAAGACAGGCAAGCCTACAAGTTCATCGAATATGCTGGCTGGGGTTGCGGCCGGAGTTGCAGAAAGCATCACCGTCGTGACTCCAGGCGAAagcatcaagaccaagattgTTGAAGACAGAGCAGGCCCTCGCACATTCAAGTCAACCGGGGATGCCATGCGGTGGATGGCTTCCAATCAGGGTATAAGTGGTTTCTACCGCGGGGTGGTGCCGGTGACAATGAAGCAAGTGTCCAATGCCCTCGTCAGGTTTACATCTTACTACGCAATCTTTGACTTGATAGAGCCTTACTTGAAAGATGCAGGCAAAGGGAGTCTCGCGGCTTCAATAGCTGGAGCGTCAGCTGGTGTTGTCACTGTGTATGCCACAATGCCCTTCGATaccatcaagaccaagatgcaGAGTGTCGGTACAGGTAGCGAGAAACGAGGAACTCTGCACGTCCTGACTTCCATAATTGGGGAATCCGGCATTGCAGGTTTATGGAAGGGCACGACGCCTCGGTTGGTCAGACTTAGC TGTGACGGTCAGATTCCGGCATGCACAAACTGCGCAAAGGCAGGCCAGGTATGCCTCGACGTGGATAGCCAGAACTCAAACATTGTCATCCCTCGAAA TTTTGTTGGGGCTGCTCGCGCAAGGATACAATGGCTCGAGAACATCATCAGAGAACGTGCACCTGATGTAGATCTGCAGTCTGGCCCTCAAATCGAGCAGGCACCAGATCTAGGTAGTCGATCAGTGGACGAGGGAGGAAACGAAGAAGGGGATACGTCGATGACACCAGCAGCTACGATTCCAAGTCCTGCCCTGCAAATCATATCACGAAAGAGATCAGCAGAGGCGTCTGAACAGCCCGATCACGATGGCTCGTTCCCTGAACGCGCTCACTCCGTCGCTGTCAACCTGGGCATGTTGTCCCTCAACTCAGACTCCCCCCAAAAGCATTACCTCGGTTCGAGCTCCGGACTTCTATTTGCGAATCTGATAGGAGCCTCGCCATCAAGTACCGGATCCACGCCGCAGGGTATGGGTGATAACGTCAACACGGGCGACTTGGAGTGGCAAGACTCCGGAGTGAGCGCAGGTCACAACAAGGCCTACTATCAGGCTATGCATGCCTTTCTCAAAAGT GAACTACCTACTAAGCAAGAGGCTCTGATCCTCGCTCATACATACATTCGCTGGGTTCACCCCGATTTTCCAGTCCTGGAGCCCTCATCATTGTTCAGTGCCATTGATGCCATCTACTCCTGTGTCTTTGAATCTGGACAAGTAGATGACTCAACGCACGGTTGGCCCAGCACCATGCCCCCGTTCCGCTGGAATGGACGTCTAGTAACTCCTGGAGTCCCGGAAGACCACGGCGCGACCCTACCTGTGATTGCCTTTATCATTTTCATGGTGTTCAATATTGCAGCTATTGTAAAGGTTCGGACTCGTGTCTACGAATTCCCGCCGCAGAGGTTCTATGCCGCCGCTGTGCATTTCTCCAAGGATGCCTTCTCACAGATTTCACTTCCTACGATCCAGGCTATGGTTATGCTTATCAATCATAGCATGCTGATGCCAGCAGAGATAAACCTGTGGACCCTGGTTCATCTTGCATCGGCTCACTGTGTCGAGCTTGGCATACATCGGGAACACCACAGTGAACGGCCTGAAGACTTTGCCATGAAACAGATCAGGCGTTTCACCTTTTTTACGATATACTCCCTCGACAG GTCTATATCTTCCATCCAGGGTCGTCCTCTCGGGTTCAGGGATGAAACATTTGATATTCAACTACCCGAGTCCCCACCACCGGAGGATGATGCCATGAACGGGGCTATTCCACACTCCTTTATGGCAGCCGTTACTCGGTATGCATCTTACACGTACAAGCTTGACCGGATTGTCTCCGACATCAAATTGCACCTCTACCATCTACCGGGGGATTCCAGCTGGTTTCCTTGGCCGGAGAACCCAGCAGAACATCAACAAAGGATTAGGCAAACCCTCGACAGCTGGTGGCAAGAGGCTTCTCAAGACGAATTCGACTTTCCGAGCCTTGACAATCGGCAAAGGGAAGTATGGAGACTGAAGCTCAGGATAAAGTATCACACGGCAACAGTATTGCTTTTTCAGCCATCCCAGGTGGTCAGGAATCCGCCTGCACAAGCCCTGCAAACTTGCTTTGACAGTTCCTCAAGCATACTGGAAGGCTACGAGAGGTTGCATGATCTCCACAGTCTTCATCACGGATGGAGAGCAGTGCAGAGCATTTTTGCAGCCGGAGCTACGCTGATCTACTCATTCTGGACTTCGCTGGAAGTTCGCAAGAAAGCCTCTACGGATGTAATGTCCAAGAATCTTCGGACGTGTTCTAGCCTCCTTACTATCGGCGGCGAGTGGTGGCCATCCGCGAAGAGTGGCCAGCGAAGTTTTGGCTCTGTAGCCGATCTCACGATGAGAAAGTTGTATATGGACGACTCTCCATTCAAGGCCCCGCGTCTATCTCAATACTCGACTACAGGAGGTCGCTCTGCCCGCAGGGTCGAAGAACCAGGAACAGAAGGTGAATGTATCACTATGTTGGAGAATTCTCAAATTTTGGGTGGCATTGAACAGCTTCCACCGGAACAACCAGACGGAACCTGGCAAGGAATTTCTACCACTTCTGATGACGATCAGGGCATATGGCAGGGCATCAACATGGGAAGACCGGACTTTGTGCCAGAGATTGAAATGTTTTTGGCCGATTTTGATAGGTCCGAGTTCACATGGAGTTTCCCTCTGGACGCCAACAAGGATCTTGACCCATTCGGAACGCACCCGAATCCTGGTTTCTAA